Proteins from a genomic interval of Microbacterium imperiale:
- the leuS gene encoding leucine--tRNA ligase, whose translation MTDTSTDRATAPDSAAFDAHAIQAKWQRAWADADPFRAGGDDDKRPRKYVLAMFPYPSGDLHMGHAENYLYSDIVARFWRHRGYNVLHPIGWDSFGLPAENAAIKRGADPRAWTYDNIAQQKQSLHEYGVSFDWSRVLHTSDPEYYTWNQWLFQKLYEKGLAYRKESPVNWCPHDQTVLANEQVVDGRCERCGNEVVKKKLTQWYFKITEYADRLLDDLNQLEGFWPQKVIQMQRNWIGRSVGADIDFEIEGRAETVTVFSTRPDTLHGATFMVVAPDSDLAAELVADSSEEVRTRFQDYLQTVQKTSEIDRQTADRPKTGVFLDRFAINPINGERLPIWAADYVLADYGHGAVMAVPAHDQRDLDFARAFDLPVRVVVDTTAPVTGAVPVIELDEDGVPVMPASELDDLDPARTGVALTGDGRMINSGALDGLSKRNAIARAIEQLTASGTGRAAKTYRLRDWLISRQRFWGTPIPMIHTEDGRIVPVPADELPVRLPSVEGLDLTPKGASPLGAATDWVTTTDPETGEPARRDPDTMDTFVDSSWYFLRFLSPNDAGQPFAPAEADKWGPVDFYIGGVEHAILHLLYARFITKALFDMGQVEFTEPFSSLINQGMVILDGAKMSKSKGNLVLFQEELEQHGADVLRVALAFAGPVEDDKDWADVSTTGAAKFLARALRVAADVDSETDVVWAEGDTALRRVTHRMWADVPGLVEQTKFNVVVARLMELVNATRKVIDTGAGASDPAVREAAEAIAVVLDLFAPHTAEEMWAMLGHRPFVGLAVWRQPDPTLLVEESVTAVVQIDGKVRGTLSVSAKISSDELEALARADEKVTRALNGRAIARAVVRAPKVVSFTTA comes from the coding sequence GTGACCGACACTTCGACTGATCGCGCGACCGCGCCCGATTCCGCCGCTTTCGACGCCCACGCCATCCAGGCGAAGTGGCAGCGCGCCTGGGCCGACGCCGATCCCTTCCGGGCCGGTGGCGACGACGACAAGCGCCCCCGCAAGTACGTCCTCGCGATGTTCCCGTACCCCTCCGGCGACCTGCACATGGGGCACGCCGAGAACTACCTCTACTCCGACATCGTCGCCCGGTTCTGGCGCCACCGCGGATACAACGTGCTGCACCCGATCGGCTGGGACAGCTTCGGTCTGCCCGCCGAGAACGCCGCGATCAAGCGCGGCGCCGACCCCCGGGCCTGGACGTACGACAACATCGCGCAGCAGAAGCAGAGCCTGCACGAGTACGGCGTCTCGTTCGACTGGAGCCGCGTGCTCCACACGAGCGACCCCGAGTACTACACGTGGAACCAGTGGCTGTTCCAGAAGCTGTACGAGAAGGGCCTGGCCTACCGCAAGGAGAGCCCGGTCAACTGGTGCCCGCACGACCAGACCGTGCTCGCGAACGAGCAGGTCGTCGACGGCCGCTGCGAGCGCTGCGGCAACGAGGTCGTCAAGAAGAAGCTGACCCAGTGGTATTTCAAGATCACCGAGTACGCCGACCGGCTGCTCGACGACCTGAACCAGCTCGAGGGGTTCTGGCCGCAGAAGGTCATCCAGATGCAGCGCAACTGGATCGGCCGTTCGGTCGGCGCTGACATCGACTTCGAGATCGAGGGACGGGCCGAGACAGTCACCGTGTTCTCGACGCGCCCCGACACCCTGCACGGCGCGACCTTCATGGTCGTCGCGCCGGACTCGGACCTCGCCGCCGAGCTCGTCGCGGACTCCTCCGAAGAGGTGCGCACGCGCTTCCAGGATTATCTGCAGACGGTGCAGAAGACGAGTGAGATCGACCGGCAGACGGCGGACCGCCCGAAGACGGGAGTCTTCCTCGACCGTTTCGCCATCAACCCGATCAACGGGGAGCGGCTGCCGATCTGGGCCGCCGACTACGTGCTCGCCGACTACGGACACGGGGCGGTCATGGCCGTTCCCGCGCACGACCAGCGCGACCTCGACTTCGCCCGCGCCTTCGACCTGCCCGTTCGCGTCGTCGTCGACACGACGGCGCCGGTCACGGGTGCCGTGCCGGTCATCGAGCTGGATGAGGACGGCGTGCCCGTCATGCCGGCGTCCGAGCTCGACGACCTCGACCCGGCCCGCACCGGGGTGGCGCTGACCGGCGACGGCCGGATGATCAACTCGGGCGCTCTCGATGGTCTGAGCAAGCGCAACGCGATCGCGCGCGCCATCGAGCAGCTCACGGCGAGCGGCACCGGTCGCGCCGCCAAGACCTACCGCCTGCGCGATTGGCTCATCTCGCGGCAGCGCTTCTGGGGCACGCCCATCCCGATGATCCACACCGAGGACGGCCGCATCGTCCCGGTTCCCGCCGACGAGCTGCCCGTGCGTCTGCCCTCGGTCGAGGGACTCGACCTCACCCCGAAGGGCGCGTCGCCGCTGGGTGCGGCGACCGACTGGGTGACGACGACCGACCCCGAGACGGGCGAGCCGGCGCGTCGCGACCCCGACACGATGGACACCTTCGTCGACAGCTCCTGGTACTTCCTGCGCTTCCTGTCGCCGAACGACGCCGGGCAGCCGTTCGCGCCGGCTGAGGCCGACAAGTGGGGTCCCGTCGACTTCTACATCGGCGGCGTCGAGCACGCGATCCTGCACCTGCTCTATGCGCGGTTCATCACCAAGGCGTTGTTCGACATGGGCCAGGTGGAGTTCACCGAGCCCTTCTCGAGCCTCATCAACCAGGGCATGGTCATCCTCGACGGCGCGAAGATGTCGAAGAGCAAGGGCAACCTCGTCCTGTTCCAGGAGGAGCTTGAACAGCACGGTGCCGACGTTCTGCGCGTCGCCCTCGCCTTCGCCGGTCCGGTGGAGGACGACAAGGACTGGGCGGATGTCTCGACCACGGGCGCTGCGAAGTTCCTCGCCCGCGCCTTGCGCGTCGCGGCAGACGTCGACAGCGAGACGGATGTCGTGTGGGCGGAGGGCGACACCGCTCTGCGCCGCGTCACGCACCGGATGTGGGCGGACGTTCCGGGGCTCGTCGAGCAGACGAAGTTCAACGTCGTGGTGGCGCGCCTGATGGAGCTCGTGAACGCGACGCGGAAGGTCATCGACACCGGTGCGGGCGCCTCCGACCCTGCAGTCCGCGAAGCCGCCGAGGCCATCGCCGTCGTCCTCGACCTGTTCGCGCCGCACACGGCCGAGGAGATGTGGGCGATGCTCGGCCACCGTCCGTTCGTCGGTCTCGCCGTGTGGCGTCAGCCCGACCCGACGCTGCTGGTCGAGGAGTCCGTCACGGCCGTCGTCCAGATCGACGGCAAGGTCCGCGGCACGTTGAGCGTTTCGGCGAAGATCTCCTCGGACGAGCTCGAGGCTCTCGCCCGCGCCGACGAGAAGGTGACGCGAGCATTGAACGGCCGCGCGATCGCGCGAGCCGTCGTGCGCGCCCCGAAGGTCGTGAGCTTCACCACCGCCTGA
- a CDS encoding anthranilate synthase component I family protein — translation MPATFAYRPLDEWVDPAALFPGIPDEHAFWLDAGVDAAEGWSWVGTGVLANRPDPLVDGTAPGAQEASAAPGPFRGGWVGWCDYDSAAAEAGAPHRSDDAVPASLWLRVDRFVAFDHAARVAWLVGPSSELAVFTDTVAGWREAAATRAATTEPPQRGAALARVEPDVYAELVEGCRAAIRRGDAYQLCLTTRFDVASAAAIDPLETFERLRAAASSHHGAVIRSGASALVSVSPERFLQLDAGTVRTSPIKGTRRRGGDDAADRALAAELVASPKERAENVMIVDLMRNDLQRVCVPGSVTVERLLEVETYPTVHQLVSTVAGTLRRGIRFSDVLAATFPAGSMTGAPKLSAMTILHELEAAPRGVFAGCFGWLGDDGSGDLAMVIRSVVIAGERAYVGAGGGITWGSEPDAEVEEVALKARAPLAALGAVLPPRWQERVR, via the coding sequence GTGCCTGCGACCTTCGCCTACCGCCCGCTCGACGAGTGGGTCGACCCGGCCGCACTGTTCCCGGGCATCCCGGACGAGCACGCGTTCTGGCTCGACGCCGGAGTGGATGCCGCTGAGGGGTGGAGTTGGGTGGGGACCGGTGTGCTCGCGAACCGACCCGATCCTCTCGTCGACGGGACGGCGCCCGGCGCGCAGGAAGCCAGCGCCGCCCCCGGCCCCTTTCGCGGGGGCTGGGTCGGGTGGTGCGACTACGACTCCGCCGCCGCTGAGGCCGGAGCCCCCCACCGCTCCGACGACGCGGTTCCCGCATCGCTGTGGCTCCGCGTCGACCGATTCGTCGCGTTCGACCACGCCGCGCGCGTCGCGTGGCTCGTCGGTCCGAGCTCCGAGCTCGCGGTGTTCACCGACACGGTGGCGGGGTGGCGCGAGGCGGCGGCGACGCGCGCTGCGACGACCGAGCCTCCGCAGCGCGGCGCCGCGCTCGCACGCGTGGAGCCCGACGTGTACGCCGAGCTGGTCGAAGGCTGTCGCGCCGCGATCCGCCGCGGTGACGCTTATCAGCTGTGCCTCACCACCCGGTTCGACGTCGCGAGCGCGGCGGCGATCGACCCGCTCGAGACCTTCGAGCGATTGCGCGCGGCCGCGTCATCGCATCACGGCGCGGTGATCCGATCGGGGGCCTCGGCACTCGTGAGCGTCAGTCCCGAGCGATTCCTGCAACTCGATGCGGGAACCGTCCGCACGAGCCCGATCAAGGGCACGCGGCGCCGCGGCGGCGATGACGCCGCCGACCGGGCGCTGGCGGCAGAGCTCGTCGCGAGCCCGAAGGAGCGGGCCGAGAACGTGATGATCGTGGACCTCATGCGCAACGACCTGCAGCGGGTGTGCGTTCCGGGATCGGTCACCGTCGAGCGACTGCTCGAGGTCGAGACCTATCCCACCGTGCATCAGCTCGTCAGCACCGTCGCGGGCACCCTGCGGCGCGGCATCCGCTTCTCGGACGTCCTCGCGGCGACGTTCCCGGCGGGCAGCATGACGGGAGCGCCGAAGCTGTCGGCGATGACGATCCTGCACGAGCTCGAGGCGGCCCCGCGAGGTGTGTTCGCCGGTTGCTTCGGCTGGCTCGGCGACGACGGAAGCGGCGATCTCGCGATGGTGATCCGTTCGGTCGTCATCGCGGGCGAGCGCGCCTACGTCGGGGCGGGCGGGGGGATCACGTGGGGCTCGGAGCCCGACGCGGAGGTCGAGGAGGTCGCACTAAAGGCGCGCGCGCCGCTCGCCGCACTGGGAGCCGTGCTGCCGCCGCGCTGGCAGGAACGGGTCCGGTAG